A single genomic interval of Aegicerativicinus sediminis harbors:
- a CDS encoding geranylgeranylglycerol-phosphate geranylgeranyltransferase translates to MSLLKLIRWKNLLMIALVQILIKYCLFEPFGATITLNGFGLFLLILSTVFIAAAGYIINDINDVGTDQINHDKNVVATKKISEKNAYNLFIIFNLTGVALGFYLSYLVGRNGFFAIFVISSALLYLYATYLKQTMLIGNIIVALLVALSLLIVGIFDLIPVVTEMNRASQITFFEILVDYSIFAFIMTILREIAKDLQDIEGDHNAGMNTLPVALGRARATKVLFVLNILATLVVVYYLITYVYKQQWLIYYFALLVIAPLIFTAIKSFSAETKKDYQQLSLVYKLIMLTGILSMAIYPFVILEA, encoded by the coding sequence ATGTCTTTATTAAAGTTAATTAGATGGAAAAACCTATTAATGATTGCCTTGGTTCAAATACTAATAAAATACTGCCTTTTTGAACCATTCGGAGCAACAATAACATTAAATGGATTTGGTCTTTTTCTACTAATACTTTCAACAGTATTTATTGCTGCGGCAGGCTACATCATCAATGATATTAATGATGTTGGAACGGACCAAATTAATCACGATAAAAATGTTGTAGCCACAAAGAAGATTTCAGAAAAGAATGCATACAACCTTTTCATCATCTTTAATTTAACTGGAGTTGCATTAGGTTTTTACCTGTCTTATTTAGTTGGTAGAAATGGTTTTTTTGCAATTTTCGTTATCTCCTCCGCCCTACTATATTTATACGCTACCTATTTAAAGCAAACCATGCTTATCGGAAATATTATAGTAGCACTATTGGTTGCCCTATCATTACTTATTGTTGGGATTTTCGATTTGATACCCGTAGTTACCGAAATGAATCGGGCATCCCAAATAACATTTTTTGAAATATTGGTCGATTATTCAATTTTCGCCTTTATAATGACTATTCTTAGGGAGATAGCTAAAGATTTACAAGATATTGAAGGTGATCATAATGCAGGTATGAATACTTTGCCGGTTGCGTTAGGAAGGGCTCGTGCAACTAAGGTCTTGTTTGTCCTTAACATCCTTGCGACCTTAGTAGTAGTATATTACTTAATAACCTATGTCTATAAACAACAATGGTTGATATATTACTTTGCATTATTGGTTATTGCTCCTTTAATTTTTACTGCAATTAAGTCTTTTTCCGCAGAAACCAAAAAGGATTACCAACAGTTAAGTTTAGTCTATAAACTTATTATGTTGACAGGAATTTTATCGATGGCCATATATCCTTTTGTTATTTTGGAGGCATGA
- a CDS encoding sulfurtransferase — protein MPSPLIDANDLKKLLDTSNIAIIDAGGSPQSFNRYMEKHIEGAQYVDLDKQLSKVPENAKDGGRHPLPPINEFCTLLGDLGIDPQTTVIVYDDKGGVNAASRFWWMMKALGHKNLFVLNGGLAAAEIAGIRTTSNPHVEKNLKNVYPTTKWDLPMVDIEEIEKFRSNADYKVIDVRSSERFDGKAEPIDLIAGHIPGAINVPLENNLNTDGKFRDPKELHKYYSDILGNTSVKNTAIHCGSGVTACHTILSLEHAGIGIPNLYVGSWSEWSRNNKPIGTN, from the coding sequence ATGCCATCTCCCCTAATTGATGCTAATGATTTAAAAAAATTGCTAGATACTAGCAATATTGCAATAATTGATGCTGGTGGTAGTCCACAAAGTTTTAATCGCTATATGGAAAAACATATTGAGGGAGCTCAATATGTCGACCTAGATAAACAACTTTCTAAAGTTCCAGAAAATGCTAAAGATGGCGGAAGGCATCCACTTCCGCCCATAAATGAATTTTGCACCTTATTGGGTGACCTAGGAATCGATCCACAAACCACAGTAATCGTCTATGATGATAAAGGTGGCGTCAATGCTGCTTCTAGATTCTGGTGGATGATGAAAGCATTGGGGCATAAGAATTTGTTTGTATTAAATGGAGGTTTAGCCGCTGCAGAAATTGCAGGAATTAGAACAACGAGTAACCCACATGTTGAGAAAAATTTAAAAAATGTATATCCTACAACAAAATGGGATCTACCAATGGTAGATATAGAAGAGATTGAAAAATTTAGAAGTAATGCTGATTATAAGGTAATCGATGTTCGTTCATCTGAAAGATTTGATGGAAAAGCTGAACCAATTGATCTAATTGCAGGTCATATTCCTGGAGCTATAAATGTACCCTTAGAAAATAATCTAAATACAGACGGAAAATTCAGAGACCCCAAGGAATTGCATAAATATTATTCGGACATATTAGGAAACACTTCTGTCAAAAATACTGCTATCCATTGCGGGTCGGGGGTAACAGCTTGTCACACCATTTTATCACTAGAGCACGCCGGAATTGGAATACCAAATCTGTATGTTGGTTCTTGGAGTGAATGGTCTAGAAATAACAAACCGATTGGAACAAATTAG
- a CDS encoding mechanosensitive ion channel domain-containing protein: MDLNPLQYKWISLVILIIILLIIRFITNGLIKKIGRKSGINEARIHLICRYVTATLIIIALAVSAFIFGANLKDLGLIFSSIFAVIGIGLFAIWSILSNITSGIIMFFSFPYKVGDKIMIHDKDDPIEAIIEDIRAFQLHLRMDNGNLITYPNNLILQKAVTLIKKDAIEDFPYEDDDLI; encoded by the coding sequence ATGGATCTAAATCCACTTCAGTACAAATGGATTTCCTTAGTAATTCTTATTATTATACTGCTTATTATTCGTTTTATCACGAATGGTTTGATAAAAAAAATAGGGCGAAAAAGTGGAATAAATGAAGCCCGCATCCATTTGATATGTCGCTACGTTACTGCAACTTTAATTATTATTGCTCTTGCCGTAAGCGCTTTTATTTTTGGAGCAAACCTAAAAGATTTAGGTTTGATATTTTCTTCCATTTTTGCTGTAATTGGTATCGGCCTTTTCGCCATTTGGTCCATTCTAAGCAACATAACTTCAGGTATAATTATGTTTTTTTCATTCCCTTATAAAGTCGGAGATAAAATTATGATTCATGATAAGGATGACCCCATAGAGGCAATTATTGAGGACATAAGGGCATTTCAACTTCATTTGCGAATGGATAATGGAAACCTAATCACATATCCTAACAATTTGATTCTTCAAAAAGCAGTAACTCTTATAAAAAAAGATGCCATAGAAGATTTTCCTTATGAGGATGATGACCTTATTTAA
- a CDS encoding KdsC family phosphatase produces the protein MEDKSYKEYLGQITTFIFDVDGVLTDGTVTLTTDGQLLRTMHVKDGFAMKTALLNGFNICIISGGTNEGVRVRLRDLGITDIYLGAHNKMEQFNEYLDIYEIRPENVLYMGDDVPDYPVMKEVGLPCCPQDAVQEIKSISKYVSHKNGGRGAVRDVIEQVLKVQGKWHSDFDAKSF, from the coding sequence ATGGAAGATAAGAGCTACAAGGAATATTTAGGGCAAATTACAACGTTTATATTCGATGTTGATGGTGTACTCACAGATGGCACAGTTACATTAACTACAGACGGACAATTGTTGAGAACGATGCATGTAAAGGATGGTTTTGCTATGAAAACAGCCCTGCTCAACGGCTTTAATATTTGTATTATTTCTGGGGGTACCAATGAAGGTGTTCGTGTAAGACTTCGCGATTTAGGTATTACCGATATTTATTTAGGGGCTCACAATAAAATGGAGCAATTCAATGAGTATTTAGACATTTATGAAATTAGGCCTGAAAATGTGTTGTACATGGGTGATGATGTACCGGATTATCCTGTTATGAAAGAAGTAGGACTTCCCTGCTGCCCACAAGATGCTGTTCAAGAAATAAAATCTATCTCTAAGTACGTTTCACATAAAAATGGCGGAAGAGGGGCTGTGAGAGATGTTATTGAACAAGTTTTAAAAGTTCAAGGGAAATGGCATAGTGATTTTGATGCCAAATCTTTTTAA
- a CDS encoding Maf family nucleotide pyrophosphatase, translating to MILKQLLSPYNLILASGSPRRQKFLEELDLEFTIKLKEVEEIYPPELNGSDITEFLCKLKAKPFLAELGVMDILITCDTIVWHEGNALGKPTSKEDAYTMLKSMSGKTHHVYSSVCLSIVGEQICFSEDTEVTFKNLNDEDIWYYINTYHPMDKAGAYGIQEWIGHIGIQQLKGSYNNVVGLPTEKLYDQLTKLVS from the coding sequence ATGATATTAAAACAATTACTGTCTCCTTACAATCTTATCTTGGCTTCGGGCTCCCCAAGAAGACAAAAATTTCTAGAAGAATTAGATTTAGAATTCACCATTAAATTAAAAGAGGTAGAAGAAATCTACCCTCCAGAACTTAACGGTAGTGATATAACTGAATTTCTGTGCAAGCTAAAAGCTAAACCCTTTTTGGCGGAACTTGGCGTTATGGATATTCTAATTACTTGCGACACCATCGTTTGGCATGAAGGTAATGCCCTCGGCAAACCCACTTCCAAAGAAGATGCTTATACGATGCTAAAGTCTATGAGTGGAAAAACCCATCATGTGTATTCATCTGTCTGTTTATCCATTGTAGGGGAGCAAATTTGTTTTAGTGAAGACACAGAAGTCACTTTTAAAAACCTCAACGACGAAGATATTTGGTATTACATTAATACCTACCATCCCATGGATAAAGCTGGAGCTTATGGTATACAAGAATGGATAGGACATATCGGAATCCAACAATTAAAAGGCTCATACAATAACGTAGTTGGTCTACCAACTGAAAAGTTATACGACCAATTAACCAAATTGGTTAGCTAA
- a CDS encoding Rossmann-like and DUF2520 domain-containing protein, whose translation MISVCLLGAGNVAYHLFNALNKSKKISVNQWYNRSIKKIESFKNLVEITDTLSDLKEADVYIICVSDDAVAGLSNKLPFKNRLVVHTSGSIGIHNLSKELRRGVFYPVQTFTKDHDIDFSTVPICIETLEKKDFKMLANLANSLGCDYHRISTEQRQTLHLCAVFVNNFTNHIYRIAHEISDSKSINFELLKPLIVETARKVSYLSPYQAQTGPAIRGDKKTIKKHLKNLEKELHIEIYELLTKSIKSTHGR comes from the coding sequence AAAAAATATCTGTGAATCAATGGTATAATAGATCTATTAAAAAAATTGAATCTTTTAAGAATTTAGTAGAGATTACAGATACCCTTTCTGATTTAAAAGAAGCGGACGTATATATTATTTGTGTAAGTGATGATGCGGTTGCAGGCCTTTCTAATAAATTACCCTTTAAAAATCGGCTGGTTGTACATACCTCCGGAAGTATTGGTATACATAATCTATCGAAAGAATTGCGACGAGGAGTGTTTTACCCTGTTCAGACATTCACTAAAGATCATGATATAGATTTTTCAACCGTACCTATTTGCATTGAAACCCTAGAAAAGAAAGATTTTAAAATGTTGGCTAATTTAGCCAATTCTCTTGGATGCGACTATCATAGAATAAGTACAGAACAACGTCAAACCCTGCATTTATGCGCAGTTTTCGTCAATAATTTTACTAATCATATATATCGAATCGCTCATGAAATTAGTGATTCAAAAAGCATCAATTTTGAATTGTTGAAACCGTTAATCGTGGAGACTGCAAGGAAGGTTTCGTACCTTTCACCCTATCAAGCCCAAACCGGTCCTGCTATAAGAGGGGATAAAAAAACAATTAAAAAGCATTTGAAAAATCTTGAAAAGGAACTTCATATAGAAATTTATGAATTACTCACCAAGTCTATAAAATCGACACATGGAAGATAA
- a CDS encoding PIG-L family deacetylase: MRISRKLLVSFLLTPLLFFGQKPLKPSSSEIYESIKKLNFLGSVLYVAAHPDDENTTMISYFSNHVKAQTAYLAMTRGDGGQNLIGPELSELLGLIRTQELLAARKIDGGKQMFTLANDFGYSKHPDETLKFWSKSEELGDVVRAIRKFQPDVIINRFDHRSPGTTHGHHTSSAMLAFEAFDLANDPKAYPEQIKTFGLWQPKRLFFNTSWWFYGSRENFEKADKSKLMSMDLGTFYPSKGMSNPEISALSRSMHKSQGFGVTGSRGESIEYVEILKGSKPTNNNVFEGIDTSWNRVEGGKAIGEILKEVENEFDFKDPSKSIPRLMDAYLLINQLKNHHWKEIKLQEIKDIIAACSGLFLEVTANSETATRGETITISTEVINRSSAEISLAGLKHNGKSILAKPIQLSNNKRIEIKDSITIPIDQLWTAPYWLTEKHKLGRYKSENDAFIGEPETPVKPTLQFQMVIDGRPIEFERTVVYKFNDPVKGEVYQPFEVVPAISLKVSENVLIFNTKDSKEISINVTSHKPNISGDLSFDLNSNWTVAPSSIPLSFNEKNETKEIRVTITPPDKDSEVSFSPKFTSNGIVYSHQIIEIDYDHIPKQMAVMPIESKLVRMNLEIRGHNIGYIEGAGDAIPEALRNIGYNVVMVEPDEITPDNISHFDAIVMGVRAYNTVDQLETKQPILLDYVKNGGNLVVQYNTNSRLKTGQLAPYSLNISRDRVTEEDASVTMLHPENEILSSPNKITSKDFEGWIQERGLYFPNEWSKEFTPLLEMKDSSEKKVSDGALLVAKYGKGNYIYTGLSFFRELPAGVSGAYRLFANMLSVGHNQLNQEQTQLQD, translated from the coding sequence ATGAGGATTTCACGAAAATTGTTAGTCTCTTTTCTCTTAACTCCCCTATTATTTTTTGGTCAAAAACCTTTAAAGCCAAGCTCTTCAGAAATTTACGAATCTATTAAAAAATTAAATTTTTTGGGTTCAGTACTGTACGTGGCAGCACATCCAGATGACGAAAACACTACCATGATTTCGTATTTTTCTAATCATGTTAAAGCCCAGACAGCCTATCTTGCTATGACTCGTGGTGACGGGGGGCAGAATTTGATAGGCCCTGAATTAAGCGAACTTTTAGGCTTAATTCGAACCCAAGAATTATTAGCGGCAAGAAAGATTGATGGGGGTAAACAGATGTTTACACTAGCCAATGATTTTGGATATAGTAAACACCCAGATGAAACCTTAAAATTTTGGAGTAAAAGTGAGGAATTGGGTGATGTTGTTAGAGCTATTAGAAAATTTCAACCAGATGTAATAATTAACCGGTTCGATCATAGAAGTCCTGGTACTACCCACGGTCATCATACTAGCTCCGCGATGCTTGCTTTTGAGGCCTTCGATTTAGCAAATGATCCTAAGGCCTACCCTGAGCAAATAAAAACATTTGGATTATGGCAGCCAAAACGCCTTTTCTTTAATACGAGTTGGTGGTTTTATGGTAGTAGGGAAAATTTCGAAAAAGCGGACAAATCGAAATTGATGAGTATGGATTTGGGAACTTTTTATCCTTCAAAAGGAATGAGTAACCCAGAAATTTCAGCATTAAGCCGAAGCATGCATAAATCTCAAGGTTTTGGGGTTACAGGAAGTAGAGGCGAATCGATTGAATATGTAGAAATACTTAAAGGCAGCAAACCTACCAATAATAATGTTTTTGAAGGGATTGACACCAGTTGGAACCGGGTTGAAGGTGGTAAAGCAATTGGTGAAATTCTTAAAGAAGTAGAAAACGAATTCGATTTTAAAGATCCCTCAAAATCAATTCCGAGATTGATGGATGCTTACCTTCTCATAAATCAATTGAAAAACCATCATTGGAAAGAGATTAAATTGCAGGAAATAAAGGATATAATAGCTGCCTGTTCTGGATTATTCCTGGAAGTTACGGCAAATTCTGAAACCGCAACTAGAGGAGAAACCATTACAATTTCAACCGAAGTAATTAATCGGTCAAGTGCCGAAATAAGCTTAGCAGGATTAAAGCATAATGGCAAATCCATTTTAGCCAAACCAATCCAATTATCGAATAATAAGAGAATAGAGATTAAAGACTCTATCACTATACCTATTGATCAACTTTGGACGGCTCCTTATTGGTTAACCGAAAAACATAAATTAGGTAGATACAAATCTGAAAATGATGCTTTTATAGGTGAGCCCGAGACTCCGGTTAAACCAACCTTACAATTTCAAATGGTAATAGATGGTAGACCAATTGAATTTGAGCGTACTGTGGTATATAAATTTAATGACCCTGTTAAGGGTGAAGTGTATCAACCCTTTGAAGTCGTTCCAGCAATTTCACTTAAGGTTTCTGAAAATGTACTAATCTTTAATACTAAGGATTCAAAAGAAATTTCGATAAATGTGACTTCTCATAAGCCCAATATTTCTGGTGATTTGAGTTTTGATTTAAATTCAAATTGGACAGTGGCTCCATCTTCAATTCCATTATCTTTTAATGAAAAGAATGAAACGAAAGAGATAAGGGTAACCATAACACCTCCCGATAAAGATTCTGAAGTATCCTTCTCACCAAAGTTCACTTCAAATGGTATAGTTTATAGCCACCAAATAATAGAGATTGATTACGATCATATTCCAAAACAAATGGCAGTTATGCCTATTGAATCCAAACTGGTGCGAATGAATTTGGAAATACGGGGTCATAATATTGGTTACATAGAAGGAGCCGGTGATGCGATACCAGAAGCCTTAAGGAATATTGGCTATAATGTAGTTATGGTAGAACCTGATGAAATAACCCCAGATAACATTTCACATTTTGATGCAATTGTAATGGGAGTAAGAGCCTATAATACAGTTGATCAATTAGAAACAAAACAACCAATATTGCTGGACTATGTTAAAAATGGTGGCAATCTAGTGGTACAATACAATACAAATTCTAGATTAAAAACGGGGCAGTTAGCACCCTATTCACTGAATATATCTAGAGATAGGGTTACTGAGGAAGATGCATCAGTTACCATGTTGCATCCCGAAAATGAAATACTGTCTAGCCCTAATAAAATAACTTCAAAAGATTTTGAAGGTTGGATACAAGAGAGAGGACTTTACTTCCCAAACGAATGGTCTAAGGAGTTTACCCCACTTTTAGAAATGAAAGACTCCTCTGAAAAGAAAGTTTCAGATGGCGCCTTATTGGTCGCCAAATACGGAAAAGGCAATTATATCTATACTGGTCTCAGTTTCTTTAGAGAATTACCTGCTGGAGTTAGTGGGGCTTATAGATTATTTGCTAACATGCTATCGGTTGGTCATAATCAACTTAACCAAGAACAAACTCAGTTACAGGATTAA